Sequence from the Patagioenas fasciata isolate bPatFas1 chromosome 36, bPatFas1.hap1, whole genome shotgun sequence genome:
acaccatagggatcccctttgtccccagggcccattgcgacatcccaggaccccccgttgtccccagggcccattgtgacattttggggacccccccttgtcgccagggcccattgcgacatcttggggaccccgttttttcccaggacccactgtggcaccatggggacctcctttgtccccagggcccattgtgatatccgagggacccccttgtccccagggcccatagtgtcaccttggggaccactcttgtcacttgggcccattgtgacaccatggggacccactatgtgcccagggcccattgtgacattctaggactccccattttccccagagcccattgtgacatcctggggatccccctttgtcccctgggtccattgtaatgtcccaggacccccttgtccccagtgttcattgtgaaatcctggggattccctttgtcccgagggcccattgtggcaccatgggaccgcctttgtcactggggaccattgtgacattccaggattccactttgtccccagggcccgttctgacaccgtggggacccccattgtccccagggcccattgtgacatcctggggatcaccctttgtcccaagggcccattgtgacggggtggggaccttttttgtctccagggcccattgtgacatcttgggtacccccttgtccccagtgtccattgtgacatcctggggacccccaattgtcccagggcccattgtgacattccaggaccccccttgtctccagggctcattgtgacatcacaggacgcccctttgtccccagggcccgttgtgacacagtggggacccccctgtccccagggcccattgtgccatcctggggactctctttgtccccagggcccattgtgatatcctggcgacccccgctttgtccccagggcccattgtgaacatcctggggaccccctttgtccccagggcccattgtgacatccctggaccccccattgtccccagggcgcattgtgacattcaggggacccccctttggcccccggggcccattgtgatatcgtggggaccgtctttgtccccagggcccattgtgacaccatcaagacccctctttgtccccagggcctattgtgacatactggggacccccccttgtctccagggcccattgtgacgtccgaggacccccccttgtccccaaggtccattgtgacaccgtggggaccccgcttgtcctcagggcccattgtgacattcaggggacctctctttgtccccagggcctattgtgacatcctggggaacccccttgtctccagtcccattgtgatgtcccaggaccccccattttccttagggcccattgtgaaatccgggggaaccccccctttctcctcagggcccattgtgacgtcctggggacccccctttgtccccagggcccattgtgacgttcaggggaaccacctctgtccccagggcctattgtgacatcctgggacaccccctttgtcctcagggctcattgtgacgtcccaggaccccccattgttcccagggcccattatgaaatcctggggaccccccctttgtccccagggcccatcgtggcaccatggggatcccacctttgtccccagggcccattgtgacagggtgggaccccccttgttcccagggcccattgtgacatcctgaggatcccccattgtccccagggcccattgtgacattcttaggatgccctttgtccccagggcccattgtgatatcccaggacccccccttgtccccagggcccattgtgacatcctggggaccccctttgtctgcagagcccattgtgacatcctggggagccccctttgtccccagggcccattgttatgtccaaggaccccccgttgtccccagggcccattgtgacatcctgaggatgccctttgtccccagagcctattgtgacatcctggggacccctctttgtccccagggcccattgtgacagggtgggaccccccttgtccccagagcccattgtgacatcctggggacccctttgtcaccagagcccattgtgatatcctagggacccccgctttgtccccagggcccattgtgacattcaggggacccccctttatccccagggcccattgtgacatccttgggacctcatttgtccgcaaggcccattgttgtaccatggggaccccctttgtccccacggcccattgtgacagcgatgacagcggtgtcagtgatcaggacacggaaccacgggcgcagctccatgcggtgctttattccagcgctgggaaacccggggttcgcacccagagcttccaacagctgattcagactccaccttatttatacaagttggtcacatacatattccttatgacccctgacaaccatgagcacatcccacacctattctaacacaaactgtctgtctaagagatgttaagcaacagtcgcatgtttatcagttatttctaaggtaccaacttgaaaagaatatatcataaatgtatgtcagccttaagaataaggcttggttgcagctacctgctttagaagaatatatcataaatgtatgtcaaccttaagaataaggcttggttacagctacctataaagaatatatcgtaaatctacgtcaactttaagaataaggtttggttactgtcttaaagttaatccaaccgtaacagatcagtgatacccagggatccaaccgtaacagatcagtgacacccagggatccaaccgtaacagatcagtgatacccagggatccaaccgtaacaggtcagtgatacccagggatccaactgtaacagatcagtgacacccagggatccaaccgtaacaggtcagtgatacccagggatccaaccgtaacaggtcagtgatacccagggatccaactgtaacagatcagtgatacccagggatccaactgtaacaggtcagtgatacccagggatccaaccgtaacaggtcagtgatacccagggatccaaccgtaacagatcagtgatacccagggatccaaccgtaacagatcagtgatacccagggatccaaccgtaacagatcagtgatacccagggatccaaccgtaacaggtcagtgatacccagggatccaaccgtaacagatcagtgatacccagggatccaaccgtaacagatcagtgatacccagggatccagctgtaacagatcagtgatacccagggatccaaccgtaacagatcagtgatacccagggatccaaccgtaacaggtcagtgatacccagggatccaaccgtaacagatcagtgatacccagggatccaaccgtaacaggtcagtgatacccagggatccaaccgtaacagatcagtgatacccagggatccaaccgtaacagatcagtgatacccagggatccaaccgtaacaggtcagtgatacccagggatccagctgtaacaggtcagtgatacccagggatccaaccgtaacaggtcagtgatacccagggatccagctgtaacaggtcagtgatacccagggatccaactgtaacagatcagtggtacccagggcagagccagccaaggcccatcccatacctgttccagaagggaacaccttgtaaaaccgatcccgtcactaacacctgcggctgaacttcatcaaatgccgagatcagaagtttcacggcaccagctgcaaccttgaggagacgagatcgccaagatttccagcaaaaagggggcgccaggccgggttcaaccgccttggccgcttgggtcccaccagttcctcacaatgagccaaaggggcaaagcccactgtgaggaggctgaggagccttcatccaaagaccccaaggacccctcctcaaatgcacccagtgccactgcgcaggagaacagggggctcagggctgtggaaacggttctgagatcacctcatggacatgcacagttctggggtcattatgaacacttactgtaattaacacacttcctgttgttaaaggtgtgcgtgttgggccgagcgaatctcccgcgcacccagcgctgtttcgcttgtgctctcatgaacccgcgtttaaacaacacaattaaagaattggattaaacagcagcgagagcccgcaaCGGACGACGGCGccaccgcggggctgcgcgggggctgcactgcgcaggcgcggagccgtgtcgggaaggggagggacttcccgctggaagcggcacagccaatgggcatcaggaggccgcctccaggccaatggcggcTCGGGACGGGTGCTGAGGGACGGTGACGAgccggctgtgtggccaatgggggtgccgggggcgtggccaggcagcccgccccgggagcagcggcccggccgtggcggttcgtcccctcctgccgccggagcgccgctgccacgggcgggtcctgcggctgcagcggctgcgggggcgggcggggggcccggggctgcggccccgctggccggggccgggcggtcgccgtgttgcccccgggcggtcgccgtgttgcccccgggcggcagtggggggggcccgctggtcgcccccgcagttccgcggttgaaaatcctcctcacaccgcgctgggaccgcgatcgccgccagttccgtcctgggtgagcggcggggacggatttggttggtgcgggggttgtggggggcgcggggcgggtctgggggtgcaggggagctgtgggggttggggtgcagccggcaggagggaccaggtttggggggccctgggtccctttgcgggggaggggaggccctgctgaccctgcctcccccagcaaatccccctgcggggctccccccgcccccccgatcggtccccgccccccgcgactccctcaagtccccctgaacctcaatgcccctttttgaccccaaaacagccccaaatgtgccccccaatgtccctttaacacaccctccccccagcccccccgcaccgaggcctccagtgtataaattaaatgtgtaacattaaacgcgacatttgagcgttaactaaaaaacaacaaatgttgaagtttcgttgaggtttttgttgaattttggtttcacggaagggagcgttgttggaaatttactgggattaatgttttgctttaaaaactttttgtatctcaaaagtgacctgaacagtttgataaagaacatttcaaattaaattaatttcccattaaatttcttgggattaaacgtccgtcagaggcagtggtgcttaaaccccacttcgttggtccctctccgcattaaaaatccatcattaaacagttaaatatttcccgtaattaaacccctgtgatctacattctgtagtttaaaaatgcGGTGACTGAGCGGTTGAACAGCCGATATCGCTCTGAGCGCGTGGCTCAATCTCTTGATTTCGGGCTCAgctcagttcatccccaccaaccccgtcgccgttcatgggaacgtacccgggtggatggagggggcgggcggtgggtgtgggctccctgggcttcagcaaagcctctgacaccgtctgcacagcatccgcacagctgagctggggaggggtgctctgggcagtggggagtggggggtgcaaactggctgagagggagaagccagagagtggtggtcaatgggcagagtccggttgaggcctggatccagtgcagggcctcaggggccaatattattcaatatattcgttaacgattcggatgagggaattgagtgactgtcagcgagtttgctggggacaccaagctgggaggagtgggtgaccctggaagctgtgctgccatcagagacctggacaggctgagagctggggggggataacctggtgagatttaacaaggggaagtgcagagtgctgcacctgggcaggaacaaccccagggtcagtataggctgggaatgagctgttagagagcagggtagggaaagggagctggggtcctggggacagcagggtgagcatgagccagcactgggcccttgtggccaggaagccaatgggacctggggtgggttagaagggggtggtcagtaggtcagagaggttctcctgcccctctgctctgccctggggagaccacccctggaatattgtgtccagttgtggcccctcagttccagaaggacagggaactgctggagagggtccagcgcagccaccaagatgctgaagggagtggagcatctcccgtgtggggaaaggctgagggagctgggctctttagtttggagaagaggagactgaggggtgacctcattaatatttataaatatataaagggtgagtgccaggaggatggagccgggctcttctcggtggcaaacaatgataggacgaggggcaatgggatcaagctggaacacaagaggttccacttaaatttgagaaagaacttcttcccagtgagggtggcagagcccggcccaggctgcccagggggctgtggggtctccttccctgcagacattcaaaccccctggacatgttcctgtgcgacctctcctgggcgttcctgctccatggggggattggactggatgagctttcgaggtcccttccagtcccaaacacaccgtgatactgtgatactgtgatttctgtgctaaatcctttcctttccccccgtgccagtgggggggacccagaggacccacccaggcccccccaggtttgtgggagcagcactggggagggggtgctttttcccccagctacgaatatagagacaatttgtacaaaagctCTAAAGTGGGGGGACGGCaactcagggacccccaaaccaccacagggggatccacatcaccccatgcgccccatcacttttggggtgtcagagcccccccccatgcagctgcccctcgggggtcctgggtgggttgtgaggtccctgggggctggaggggagaaagggggaaacctgggtttgggggggggtcccaggggttcttgcgagtgggtctgggggggtctcagtggtttctgggatccctggggggtccctgagatcaaaaagaatttggaggctggcagggaactttgtgaggggaagattgaaacatcccttttccctctgtttcacagccccagcttctcttctctgcccttcctcctctgcccttcctcctctgcccttcctcctctgcccttcctcctctccccttcctcctctccccttcctcctctccccttcctcctctccccttcctcctctccccttcctcctctccccttccctcagaaccccattctggtttgggatgaagggatctctggagatcatccagtccaacccccctgctcccgcggggtcccagagcagatcacacaggatcccaggggtctgaatgtctcacagaaggagactccacacccgctctgggcagcctgggccgcgctctggcacctcccagcaagcaagtttctccttccgttcagatggagcctcctgggtttcagtctgtgcccgatgcccctcaccccggcgctgggcaccactgaacagagtctgctccatcctgacacccacctgagatattgatcccattgatcacatccctctcagcttctcttctccagctcaacagccccagctctctcagtctctcctgatcagaatgatgctccagacccctcagcatctctgtgtccctccactggactccctccagtaactccttgtccttcttcaactggggagcccagaactggacccagaactgcagatgcagcttccccagggtggggcagagggggaggattcacctctctcacctgctgctcacactcttcttaataaatatcccccaggtaccctcggcctcgtgaccacaaggacacattggtgacttgtggccaacctgatgtcacccagaactcccaagtccttctcgcagagctgctttccagcgggtccacccccaaaccgtgctggtactggacccctgctgccccaggaggggccggtatcgccccggtatcgcgatgggtggcaccaacagccctggtattgcgatgggtggcaccaacggccccggtatcgcgatgggtggcaccgacagccccggtatcgcgatgggtggcaccgacagccccggaatcgcgatgggtggcaccgacagccccggtatcgcgatgggtggcaccgacagcccggtatcgcgatgggtggcaccaacggccccggtatcgcgatgggtggcaccgacggccccggtatcgcaatagcgagcactgatggtcctggtattgcgacaggtggcaacaacagcgctggtatcgtcacaacagcagtgacgacggccccggtatcgcgatgggtggcaccgacggccccggtatcgcgatgggtggcaccgacggccccggtatcgtgatgggtggcaccgacagccccggtatcgcgatgggtgccaccaacagccccggtatcgcgatgggtggcaccaacagcgccctaacgtggtgctcatcagtaagaagggagggaagggggttgcagggcagccatcgctcggggtctgcgggatctccctgtgcttgtgggagcccacgagtctttgcatcacgccttgcgttttattctctcttcctctttcaattacttatctcacttgtgtttttttatcttagcccatgagttttcttacttttgctcctcatattcttcattcccatcctactgaggggtgcgtggggctgctctgccagccccggctgccccaccgcagctccccaggccctcacgtctcccatcccagcaacagcagtggccgcggcactgatttctttcctctcccttttgcagcctccttgcgctcgtcctctccacgccgatctctcctggcttcctccagctgctgtgtcctctgggtaagtgcagctcgacccctcccaagatgctctcgagttggctggggtttctaaaacagagggaaaagggatgtctcacttttcctcaggcagagtttcctcccagaccccttttaccccctgcgctctccacagaccccagttaccgtttctgttcgatggggaacatctcactgtgctgtgcatggccaagacgatgaggactctggacaggaaatcccttccaagcgcagctttcctctcaccgttgggcagcgacaacagccccggtatcgcgacagcagcaccgacggccccggtatcgcgacagcagcaccgacggccccagtatcgcgacagcagcaccgacggccccggtatcgcgacagcggcaccgacagccccggtatcgcgacgggcagcagtgatggagctggtattgcgacggcagcaccgacggccctgatattgtgatgggcagtgacaggggccctggtatcgtgatgggcagaaccaacagctccagtatcgtgatgggcagcactgacgg
This genomic interval carries:
- the LOC139826169 gene encoding uncharacterized protein translates to QPAPGAAARPWRFVPSCRRSAAATGGSCGCSGCGGGRGARGCGPAGRGRAVAVLPPGGRRVAPGRQWGGPAGRPRSSAVENPPHTALGPRSPPVPSWPPCARPLHADLSWLPPAAVSSGPQLPFLFDGEHLTVLCMAKTMRTLDRKSLPSAAFLSPLGSDNSPGIATAAPTAPVSRQQHRRPQYRDSSTDGPGIATAAPTAPVSRRAAVMELVLRRQHRRP